A DNA window from Helianthus annuus cultivar XRQ/B chromosome 15, HanXRQr2.0-SUNRISE, whole genome shotgun sequence contains the following coding sequences:
- the LOC110911734 gene encoding outer envelope membrane protein 7, which translates to MGALTASLIAIAGLALGWITIEIACKPCLESGREAIDRNLNPDYDPDDDDPRLPLNPNPTPSDHTVDSTSTTVKIV; encoded by the coding sequence atggGGGCATTAACAGCATCACTGATAGCAATTGCAGGTCTAGCATTAGGCTGGATCACCATCGAAATCGCCTGCAAACCTTGCCTCGAGAGTGGCCGTGAAGCCATTGATCGTAACCTAAATCCTGATTACGATCCAGACGACGATGATCCTCGATTGCCTCTCAATCCAAACCCTACGCCTTCAGATCACACCGTTGATTCCACCTCTACAACCGTCAAAATCGTCTGA